From Actinopolyspora lacussalsi, a single genomic window includes:
- a CDS encoding nucleotide-binding universal stress UspA family protein (product_source=COG0589; cath_funfam=3.40.50.620; cog=COG0589; pfam=PF00582; superfamily=52402), which translates to MATSRNGRIVVGTDGSDSAVRAALWAADEARRRSAVLRLVHGYAMPERGYPRFLVPLRALRNGLRAQARTALHTTSEAVRAAVPGIGVETRVIEAPPAVALLRESHGALLTVVGSRGLGGFSGMLVGSVAMALVGHSRVPTVVVRDEHSRDPAHRSLPVVVGVDGSPAGSAAVAFAFRDASARGVALTAVHVGKDDHSSPSGTESDRALLSERTAGWQEDYPDVSLEKLLITGHVVRTLLEVASHAQLLVVGNRGTGGFHGMLLGSTSRSLVVHAPCPLAVVGAEDATGAATA; encoded by the coding sequence ATGGCCACTTCGCGCAACGGCAGGATCGTCGTGGGAACCGACGGCTCGGACTCGGCGGTGCGGGCCGCGCTGTGGGCCGCCGACGAAGCACGGCGTCGCTCGGCCGTACTGCGGCTGGTGCACGGGTACGCGATGCCGGAACGGGGATATCCACGTTTTCTCGTTCCGCTGCGTGCCCTGCGCAACGGACTCCGCGCCCAGGCGCGGACAGCACTGCACACCACGAGCGAAGCCGTGCGCGCTGCCGTACCCGGCATCGGGGTCGAGACCCGCGTAATCGAGGCTCCGCCGGCCGTTGCGCTGTTGCGGGAGTCCCACGGCGCCCTGCTGACCGTCGTCGGTTCGCGCGGACTCGGGGGTTTCAGCGGGATGCTGGTCGGTTCGGTGGCGATGGCACTGGTGGGGCACTCGCGCGTTCCCACAGTGGTGGTACGGGACGAGCATTCGCGCGATCCGGCACACCGCTCCCTGCCCGTCGTGGTCGGTGTGGACGGTTCCCCTGCCGGCTCGGCCGCCGTGGCGTTCGCCTTCCGGGACGCCTCGGCTCGCGGGGTGGCGCTGACCGCCGTGCACGTCGGCAAGGACGACCACTCATCGCCCTCCGGGACCGAATCGGACCGCGCGCTGCTTTCCGAACGGACCGCCGGATGGCAGGAGGACTACCCCGACGTGTCGCTGGAAAAGCTCCTGATCACCGGACACGTCGTACGCACCCTGCTCGAGGTGGCCTCCCACGCCCAGTTGCTCGTGGTGGGTAACCGGGGGACCGGGGGATTCCACGGGATGTTGCTCGGCTCGACCAGCCGTTCCCTC